The Pseudomonas sp. FP2309 genome has a window encoding:
- a CDS encoding bestrophin family protein has product MKAAIVKKYRLIIKTMGYVGWSLFWLLLWDIAVTVDFMLFLNAKVNLPLMPLTLLGSALIVLISFRNSSAYNRWWEARTLWGAMVNNSRSFARQVLTLLDDPGSEVNPVKSTLLRRHVAYVNCLAAHLKGEPCPDEVRAFIPTEEFARNGATNNFANDILTGSAALLAREYKAGHLDSIRLARLESTLVDLSNAQGGMERIANTPLPYPYVYFPRLFISLFCLIVPVGLVESLGWFTPLASTVVGFMLLAIERIGTDLQSPFRSSEHQIQMEAICETIEKNLQSMRRDALADDQIG; this is encoded by the coding sequence TTGAAAGCCGCCATCGTCAAAAAATACCGCCTGATCATCAAGACCATGGGCTACGTCGGCTGGTCGCTGTTCTGGCTGTTACTGTGGGACATCGCCGTCACCGTCGATTTCATGCTGTTTCTCAACGCCAAGGTCAACCTGCCGCTGATGCCCCTCACCCTGCTGGGTTCGGCGCTGATCGTGCTGATCAGCTTTCGCAACAGCAGCGCCTACAACCGCTGGTGGGAAGCGCGCACGCTGTGGGGCGCCATGGTCAACAACTCGCGCAGCTTTGCGCGCCAGGTGCTGACCCTGCTGGACGACCCCGGCAGCGAAGTGAACCCGGTCAAATCCACCCTGCTGCGTCGCCATGTGGCCTATGTAAACTGCCTGGCCGCCCACCTCAAGGGTGAGCCGTGTCCGGACGAGGTGCGCGCGTTTATCCCCACCGAGGAGTTCGCACGCAATGGCGCCACCAACAACTTTGCCAACGATATCCTCACTGGTTCTGCGGCGTTGCTGGCCAGGGAATACAAGGCCGGGCACCTGGACAGCATCCGCCTGGCGCGGCTGGAGTCGACGCTGGTGGACCTGTCCAACGCCCAGGGCGGCATGGAGCGCATCGCCAACACGCCGCTGCCCTACCCTTACGTGTATTTCCCACGGCTATTTATCTCGCTGTTCTGCCTGATCGTGCCTGTGGGCTTGGTGGAATCTCTGGGCTGGTTTACCCCGCTGGCCTCGACGGTGGTGGGTTTTATGCTGCTGGCCATCGAACGCATCGGCACCGACTTGCAGAGCCCGTTCCGCTCCAGCGAACACCAGATCCAGATGGAAGCTATCTGCGAAACCATCGAAAAGAACCTGCAGTCGATGCGCCGCGACGCCCTGGCCGACGACCAAATCGGCTGA
- a CDS encoding GGDEF domain-containing protein — MPANLKLRPRMQRLLSPAVAQAELIGIGAWLAVLLTDCAMIFDLPRVLFTLGLFATYRIHRRVPDYFVWRALGIVYMLLLSAGFAYIIQANPHLQVFALPLAVTLVLSSALLFIVAQDFLVSAVLVWLVMWPTIQADLYMGVDIYLFIFCASSVAIGFVLNFSCLKNLRSVLLVESEFRELAQTDYLTSILNRRAFMESFAKLIAAGESGYFIMLDIDSFKLKNDQFGHDVGDKILCAMAMCLKNTHGSHSVGRIGGEEFGVLLLGDDPAVAADYAMGLLQAIRESVAPPHHYTCSAGMARFGAQADMSTVLKCADSNLYRAKHNGKDCVYLDGDSVGVSVG; from the coding sequence ATGCCGGCTAATTTGAAACTCAGGCCACGGATGCAAAGACTGTTGTCGCCTGCGGTCGCCCAGGCCGAACTGATCGGGATTGGTGCTTGGCTTGCGGTGTTGCTCACCGATTGCGCGATGATATTTGATCTGCCGAGGGTGTTGTTCACCCTCGGCTTGTTCGCCACGTACCGAATTCACCGCCGGGTGCCCGATTATTTCGTGTGGCGCGCGCTGGGTATCGTCTACATGCTGCTGCTGTCCGCGGGCTTCGCCTACATCATTCAGGCCAACCCGCATTTGCAGGTGTTTGCCTTGCCGTTGGCGGTAACGTTAGTGCTCAGCAGTGCACTGCTGTTCATCGTGGCCCAGGACTTTTTGGTGTCCGCGGTATTGGTGTGGTTAGTGATGTGGCCAACGATTCAGGCAGACCTTTACATGGGGGTCGATATCTACCTGTTCATCTTTTGCGCCTCGTCAGTGGCGATCGGTTTTGTACTGAATTTTTCCTGTTTGAAAAACCTGCGCTCCGTGCTGTTGGTGGAAAGCGAGTTTCGCGAGTTGGCCCAGACCGATTACCTGACCTCTATCCTCAACCGGCGCGCCTTTATGGAAAGCTTTGCCAAGTTGATTGCGGCGGGCGAGAGCGGCTACTTCATCATGTTGGATATCGACAGTTTCAAGCTCAAGAACGATCAGTTCGGCCATGACGTGGGCGACAAGATCTTGTGTGCAATGGCGATGTGCCTGAAAAACACCCACGGCAGCCACAGTGTCGGCCGCATCGGCGGTGAAGAGTTCGGCGTATTGCTGTTGGGCGATGATCCCGCGGTCGCGGCGGACTACGCGATGGGCCTGTTGCAGGCGATTCGTGAAAGTGTCGCGCCGCCGCACCACTACACCTGCAGTGCAGGCATGGCGCGTTTTGGGGCGCAGGCGGACATGTCGACAGTACTCAAGTGCGCCGACAGCAATTTGTATCGGGCCAAGCACAATGGCAAGGATTGTGTGTACCTGGACGGTGACTCGGTGGGCGTCAGTGTTGGCTGA
- a CDS encoding helix-turn-helix transcriptional regulator yields MRAFKHPALQDLTLERVLYALSDPVRLDIVRCLAGVPEASCGELDGGRPKSSMSHHFRVLRDAGLVHTRSVGTTHMNSLRREELERRFPGLLASVLSQH; encoded by the coding sequence ATGCGAGCCTTCAAACACCCAGCCCTTCAAGACCTGACCCTCGAGCGTGTGCTTTACGCCCTGAGCGATCCGGTGCGCCTGGACATCGTCCGCTGCCTGGCCGGCGTGCCGGAAGCCAGCTGCGGCGAACTGGACGGCGGCCGGCCCAAGTCGAGCATGTCCCACCACTTCCGGGTATTGCGCGACGCCGGGCTGGTGCACACCCGAAGCGTGGGCACCACCCATATGAACTCATTGCGCAGGGAAGAGCTGGAGCGCCGATTTCCGGGTCTGCTGGCCAGCGTTCTCAGCCAACACTGA
- a CDS encoding NADH:flavin oxidoreductase/NADH oxidase codes for MAALFEPFKLKDVTLRNRIAIPPMCQYLADDGIVNDWHHVHLASMARGGAGLLVVEATAVAPEGRITPGCAGIWSDAHAQAFVPMVQAIKAAGSVPGIQIAHAGRKASANRPWEGDDHIPASDARHWETIAPSAIAFGANLPNVPRAMTLDDIARVKQDFVDAARRAREAGFEWIELHFAHGYLAQTFFSEHSNQRTDAYGGSFDNRSRFLLETLAAVREVWPENLPLTARFGVIEYDGRDEQTLTESIELARNFKAGGLDLLSVSVGFTIPDTNIPWAPAFMGPIAERVRREAGIPVTSAWGFGTPQLAEGALQAGHLDLVSVGRAHLADPHWAYFAAKELGVEKSSWTLPAPYAHWLERYR; via the coding sequence ATGGCCGCCTTGTTCGAACCGTTCAAACTCAAAGATGTCACCTTGCGCAATCGCATCGCCATTCCGCCGATGTGCCAGTACCTGGCCGACGACGGGATCGTCAACGACTGGCACCACGTGCACCTGGCGAGCATGGCCCGTGGCGGCGCCGGTTTGCTGGTGGTCGAGGCCACCGCCGTCGCGCCTGAAGGCCGTATCACGCCTGGCTGCGCCGGGATCTGGAGCGATGCCCACGCCCAGGCCTTCGTGCCGATGGTTCAGGCCATCAAGGCCGCAGGCTCGGTCCCCGGCATCCAGATCGCCCACGCCGGGCGTAAAGCCAGTGCCAACCGTCCGTGGGAAGGCGACGACCACATCCCGGCCTCCGATGCGCGCCACTGGGAAACCATCGCGCCCTCGGCCATCGCCTTCGGTGCGAACCTGCCCAATGTGCCGCGCGCCATGACCCTGGACGACATCGCGCGGGTCAAACAAGACTTTGTCGATGCCGCCCGTCGCGCCCGTGAGGCCGGCTTTGAGTGGATCGAACTGCACTTCGCCCACGGCTACCTGGCGCAGACGTTCTTCTCCGAGCATTCCAACCAGCGCACCGACGCCTACGGCGGCAGCTTCGACAACCGCAGCCGTTTCCTCCTGGAAACCCTGGCCGCCGTGCGTGAAGTCTGGCCGGAAAACCTGCCGCTGACGGCGCGTTTCGGTGTGATCGAGTACGACGGCCGCGACGAGCAGACCCTCACCGAATCCATCGAGCTGGCGCGTAACTTCAAGGCCGGTGGCCTCGACCTGTTAAGCGTCAGCGTCGGTTTCACCATTCCCGACACCAACATCCCATGGGCTCCTGCCTTCATGGGGCCTATCGCCGAACGTGTGCGCCGTGAAGCCGGTATCCCGGTGACCTCGGCGTGGGGGTTTGGTACGCCGCAACTGGCCGAAGGTGCGTTGCAAGCTGGCCATCTGGACTTGGTCTCGGTGGGGCGTGCGCATCTGGCTGACCCGCATTGGGCCTACTTTGCCGCCAAGGAACTGGGCGTGGAGAAGTCCTCCTGGACCTTGCCCGCACCGTATGCGCATTGGTTGGAACGCTATCGCTGA
- a CDS encoding TonB-dependent siderophore receptor produces MRRTLISICVLQAFSPFTWAEVEPVEKDAIELQATNVTGTAEYETAQGPVKGYHATRSASATRTDTSIHETPQSISVVSKDVVEDIGATRLQDALDYAGGVGRANNFGGQGLTTFTVRGFTTGEFYRNGFPINRGYPNMPDANTIERLEVLRGPATMLYGRGDPGGTFNVVSKQPLAERTVTLGSQLNDQGMKRGTLDASGPLDEEGRLAYRLNVVGEGGDTFRDHVETERYGVTPVLTWQATDETKVIFEGDFMRNNHPLDRGLTRFPNQSGTPSRDTFWGDKDAGKLHNDNNMAQLRFEHMLNDSWTLGGGFQWLDGTLAGNAIEANGPGSLGADGRTLQRNFNYRKLEWTDKDYQLNLTGHFSTGSFEHTLLTGIEYEDYDYKSIIQRSSAAAGTYPIDIFNPVYGQTRPPLTRTPTHDKENLKTYAAFVQDQVALTERLKVLAGARFERFEHEYESYVPGVSPFQAADNAVTPRVGVIYDLTDTVAVYADAARSFKPNPGAAREGGAFEPEKGKSYEMGIKWEALDRQLSVDAAIYQIEKKNVLTTDPVVNTFSVAAGQVRSRGFDLNVAGNLTPQWRVIGGYAYVDAQVTKDNTISAGTRLLNIPRNSFSLLNVYEFQDGALKGLGLGAGGKYVDQRAGQTANTAFSMDAYTVVDLLGYYKVNEQVRVNLDVKNLFNREYEEGAFGNIYAYPGAPRTVQVGISYTL; encoded by the coding sequence ATGCGTCGTACCCTGATTTCCATCTGCGTGCTTCAGGCGTTTTCCCCTTTCACCTGGGCTGAAGTCGAACCGGTTGAAAAAGACGCGATTGAGTTGCAGGCAACCAACGTCACCGGCACGGCTGAATACGAGACGGCTCAGGGGCCGGTCAAGGGATACCATGCCACACGTTCAGCGAGTGCGACGCGTACCGACACCTCGATCCATGAAACCCCGCAGTCCATCAGCGTGGTGTCCAAAGATGTGGTCGAGGACATCGGCGCAACCCGTCTGCAAGATGCGCTCGACTACGCCGGCGGCGTGGGCCGGGCGAACAACTTCGGTGGCCAGGGCCTGACCACGTTCACTGTGCGCGGCTTTACCACCGGCGAGTTCTACCGCAACGGTTTCCCGATCAACCGTGGCTACCCGAACATGCCGGACGCCAACACCATCGAACGCCTCGAAGTGCTGCGCGGCCCGGCCACCATGCTCTATGGCCGTGGCGATCCAGGCGGCACCTTCAACGTGGTGTCCAAGCAGCCGCTGGCTGAACGTACCGTGACCCTGGGCAGCCAGTTGAATGACCAGGGCATGAAGCGCGGCACCCTGGATGCCTCCGGCCCGTTGGACGAGGAGGGCCGTCTGGCCTATCGCCTCAATGTGGTGGGCGAGGGCGGCGATACCTTCCGCGACCATGTCGAGACCGAACGCTACGGCGTGACACCGGTGCTCACCTGGCAAGCCACCGATGAGACCAAGGTGATCTTCGAAGGCGATTTCATGCGCAACAATCACCCGCTGGACCGCGGCCTGACGCGCTTTCCCAACCAGAGCGGCACGCCTTCGCGCGATACGTTCTGGGGTGACAAGGATGCGGGCAAGCTGCACAACGACAACAACATGGCACAGCTGCGTTTCGAGCATATGCTCAACGACAGTTGGACACTGGGCGGTGGGTTTCAGTGGTTGGATGGGACGTTGGCGGGCAATGCCATCGAGGCTAACGGTCCGGGAAGCCTGGGCGCCGATGGGCGTACGCTGCAACGCAACTTCAACTACCGCAAGCTGGAGTGGACCGACAAGGACTACCAACTCAACCTGACCGGGCATTTTTCCACTGGCAGCTTCGAACACACGTTGCTGACCGGCATTGAGTACGAAGACTACGACTACAAGTCGATCATCCAGCGCTCCAGCGCTGCTGCGGGCACTTACCCAATCGATATCTTCAACCCGGTCTACGGCCAGACGCGTCCGCCGCTGACCCGTACGCCCACCCACGACAAGGAAAATCTCAAAACCTACGCCGCCTTCGTGCAGGACCAGGTGGCCCTGACAGAGCGCCTGAAAGTGCTGGCCGGTGCGCGTTTCGAGCGTTTTGAACATGAGTACGAAAGCTATGTGCCCGGCGTCAGCCCGTTTCAGGCCGCCGACAACGCGGTCACCCCACGCGTGGGTGTGATCTACGACCTTACCGATACGGTCGCGGTCTATGCCGACGCCGCGCGCTCGTTCAAGCCGAACCCCGGCGCCGCGCGCGAAGGCGGTGCCTTTGAGCCGGAAAAGGGCAAGTCGTACGAAATGGGTATCAAGTGGGAGGCCCTGGATCGCCAACTGAGCGTCGACGCGGCGATCTATCAGATCGAGAAGAAGAACGTCCTGACCACCGATCCGGTGGTCAACACCTTCAGTGTCGCTGCCGGCCAAGTGCGCAGCCGTGGGTTTGACCTGAACGTGGCGGGCAACCTTACGCCGCAGTGGCGCGTGATTGGCGGCTATGCCTACGTGGATGCGCAGGTCACCAAGGACAACACGATCAGTGCCGGTACTCGTCTGCTGAACATACCGCGCAACAGCTTCAGCCTGCTCAACGTGTATGAGTTTCAGGACGGAGCCCTCAAGGGCCTGGGCCTTGGTGCCGGCGGCAAATACGTTGACCAGCGCGCCGGCCAGACCGCCAATACCGCGTTCTCAATGGACGCCTACACCGTCGTCGACCTGCTCGGCTACTACAAGGTCAACGAACAGGTGCGCGTGAATCTGGATGTGAAGAACCTGTTCAATCGCGAGTACGAAGAGGGCGCCTTCGGCAATATCTACGCCTATCCGGGTGCGCCGCGCACGGTGCAGGTGGGCATTTCCTACACCCTCTGA
- a CDS encoding FadR/GntR family transcriptional regulator, producing the protein MDHQPPKPRKSMHAQIVQDLGMHIVSGRFKPEERLPMEATLCEEYKVSRSVLREATRVLSAKGLVYSKPRVGAVVRPRLKWHLLDPDVLSWLMQSTPHSEFFNTLAGVRRILEPEIAAMAATTATDEDIAIIEKAYQGMETAKTHEDLLQADLDFHRAIADATRNDLLAYMCNMLSLPLRESINITNRRPDIQGLSLPRHKAILTAIQNRDALGARHASLVQLDDTRVALDTVMNVLTPL; encoded by the coding sequence ATGGATCACCAGCCGCCCAAGCCGCGCAAGAGCATGCATGCCCAGATCGTTCAGGACTTGGGCATGCACATCGTTTCCGGTCGCTTCAAGCCCGAAGAACGGCTGCCCATGGAGGCCACGCTCTGCGAGGAGTACAAGGTCAGCCGCTCGGTGCTGCGCGAGGCCACACGGGTGCTCAGCGCCAAGGGCCTGGTGTATTCCAAGCCACGGGTGGGTGCGGTGGTGCGGCCGCGCTTGAAGTGGCACCTGCTCGACCCGGACGTACTGTCCTGGTTGATGCAGTCCACGCCCCACAGCGAGTTCTTCAATACCCTGGCCGGCGTGCGGCGCATTCTGGAACCGGAGATCGCCGCCATGGCCGCGACCACCGCCACCGATGAAGACATCGCGATCATCGAAAAAGCCTACCAAGGCATGGAAACCGCCAAGACCCACGAGGACTTGCTGCAGGCCGACCTGGACTTCCACCGCGCCATCGCCGACGCCACGCGCAACGATCTGCTCGCCTATATGTGCAACATGCTGTCGTTGCCATTGCGCGAATCGATCAACATCACCAACCGCCGCCCGGATATCCAGGGCCTGAGCCTGCCCCGGCACAAGGCGATCCTCACCGCGATCCAGAACCGCGATGCCCTGGGCGCGCGGCATGCCTCGCTGGTGCAGTTGGATGACACGCGCGTGGCACTGGATACGGTGATGAATGTGTTGACGCCGCTTTAA
- a CDS encoding IlvD/Edd family dehydratase produces the protein MSDKKPGLRSAQWFGTADKNGFMYRSWMKNQGIADHQFHGKPIIGICNTWSELTPCNAHFRQIAEHVKRGVIEAGGFPVEFPVFSNGESNLRPTAMLTRNLASMDVEEAIRGNPIDGVVLLTGCDKTTPALLMGAASCDVPAIVVTGGPMLNGKHKGQDIGSGTVVWQLSEQVKAGTITLDDFLAAEGGMSRSAGTCNTMGTASTMACMAEALGTSLPHNAAIPAVDARRYVLAHMSGMRAVEMVREDLKLSKILTKEAFENAIRVNAAIGGSTNAVIHLKAIAGRIGVELDLDDWTRIGRGMPTIVDLQPSGRFLMEEFYYAGGLPAVLRRLGEANLIPHPNALTVNGKTLGENTKDSPIYGQDEVIRTLDNPIRADGGICVLRGNLAPLGAVLKPSAASPELMQHRGRAVVFENFDMYKARINDPELDVDANSILVMKNCGPKGYPGMAEVGNMGLPAKLLAQGVTDMVRISDARMSGTAYGTVVLHVAPEAAAGGPLATVKEGDWIELDCANGRLHLDIPDAELAARMADLAPPQNLIVGGYRQLYIDHVLQADQGCDFDFLVGCRGAEVPRHSH, from the coding sequence ATGTCTGATAAAAAGCCCGGCCTACGCTCTGCCCAGTGGTTTGGTACCGCCGACAAGAACGGCTTCATGTACCGCAGCTGGATGAAGAACCAGGGCATCGCCGACCACCAGTTCCACGGCAAGCCGATCATCGGTATCTGCAACACTTGGTCGGAGCTGACCCCGTGCAACGCGCATTTCCGCCAGATCGCCGAGCACGTCAAACGCGGCGTGATCGAAGCCGGGGGCTTCCCGGTGGAATTCCCGGTGTTCTCCAACGGCGAATCGAACCTGCGCCCCACGGCCATGCTGACGCGCAACCTGGCGAGCATGGACGTGGAGGAAGCCATTCGCGGCAACCCCATTGATGGTGTGGTGTTGCTCACCGGGTGCGACAAGACCACCCCTGCCCTGCTGATGGGCGCCGCCAGTTGCGACGTGCCGGCGATCGTGGTCACCGGCGGCCCGATGCTCAACGGTAAGCACAAAGGCCAGGACATCGGCTCGGGCACGGTGGTGTGGCAGCTGAGCGAGCAGGTCAAGGCCGGCACCATTACCCTGGATGATTTCCTCGCGGCCGAAGGCGGCATGTCGCGCTCGGCGGGCACCTGCAACACCATGGGCACCGCGTCGACCATGGCCTGCATGGCTGAAGCGCTCGGCACCTCGCTGCCGCACAACGCGGCGATCCCGGCAGTGGATGCGCGGCGCTATGTGCTGGCGCATATGTCCGGCATGCGCGCGGTGGAGATGGTGCGCGAAGACTTGAAGCTGTCGAAGATCCTCACCAAGGAGGCATTTGAAAATGCCATTCGCGTGAACGCCGCCATCGGTGGCTCGACCAACGCGGTGATCCACCTCAAGGCCATCGCCGGCCGCATCGGCGTGGAGTTGGACCTGGACGACTGGACCCGCATCGGCCGGGGCATGCCGACCATCGTCGACCTGCAACCGTCGGGCCGCTTCCTGATGGAAGAGTTCTACTACGCCGGCGGCCTGCCGGCCGTGCTGCGTCGCCTGGGCGAAGCCAACCTGATCCCGCACCCCAACGCCTTGACCGTCAACGGCAAGACCCTGGGCGAAAATACCAAGGACTCGCCGATCTATGGCCAGGACGAAGTGATCCGCACCCTCGACAACCCGATCCGCGCCGACGGCGGCATTTGTGTGCTGCGCGGCAACCTGGCACCGCTGGGTGCGGTACTCAAGCCTTCGGCGGCCAGCCCCGAGTTGATGCAGCATCGCGGCCGCGCGGTGGTGTTCGAGAACTTCGACATGTACAAGGCACGCATCAACGACCCGGAGCTGGACGTGGACGCCAACTCGATTCTGGTCATGAAGAACTGCGGGCCCAAGGGTTACCCAGGCATGGCCGAAGTCGGCAACATGGGCCTGCCGGCCAAGCTGCTGGCCCAGGGCGTGACTGATATGGTGCGGATTTCCGATGCGCGCATGAGCGGCACGGCATACGGCACGGTGGTGCTGCACGTGGCACCGGAAGCCGCGGCGGGCGGGCCGTTGGCCACGGTGAAGGAAGGTGACTGGATCGAACTGGACTGCGCCAACGGCCGTTTGCACCTGGACATCCCCGACGCAGAACTGGCGGCGCGCATGGCTGACCTGGCGCCACCGCAGAACCTGATCGTCGGCGGCTACCGCCAGCTGTACATCGACCATGTGTTGCAGGCTGACCAGGGTTGCGACTTTGACTTCCTGGTAGGGTGCCGTGGGGCGGAAGTCCCCCGTCATTCCCACTAA